From Calonectris borealis chromosome 9, bCalBor7.hap1.2, whole genome shotgun sequence, one genomic window encodes:
- the TBL1XR1 gene encoding F-box-like/WD repeat-containing protein TBL1XR1 isoform X1, which produces MSISSDEVNFLVYRYLQESGFSHSAFTFGIESHISQSNINGALVPPAALISIIQKGLQYVEAEVSINEDGTLFDGRPIESLSLIDAVMPDVVQTRQQAYRDKLAQQQAAAAAAAAATNQQGSAKNGENTANGEENGAHTIANNHTDMMEVDGDVEIPPNKAVVLRGHESEVFICAWNPISDLLASGSGDSTARIWNLSENSTSGSTQLVLRHCIREGGQDVPSNKDVTSLDWNSEGTLLATGSYDGFARIWTKDGNLASTLGQHKGPIFALKWNKKGNFILSAGVDKTTIIWDAHTGEAKQQFPFHSAPALDVDWQSNNTFASCSTDMCIHVCKLGQDRPIKTFQGHTNEVNAIKWDPTGNLLASCSDDMTLKIWSMKQDSCVHDLQAHNKEIYTIKWSPTGPGTNNPNANLMLASASFDSTVRLWDVDRGICIHTLTKHQEPVYSVAFSPDGRYLASGSFDKCVHIWNTQTGALVHSYRGTGGIFEVCWNAAGDKVGASASDGSVCVLDLRK; this is translated from the exons ATGAGTATAAGCAGTGATGAGGTTAACTTCCTGGTATATAGATACTTGCAAGAGTCAG GGTTTTCCCATTCAGCATTTACCTTTGGTATAGAGAGCCATATCAGCCAGTCTAATATAAATGGTGCTCTGGTGCCACCAGCTGCTTTGATTTCCATCATCCAGAAAGGTCTGCAGTATGTAGAGGCAGAAGTCAGTATTAATGAG GATGGTACCTTGTTTGATGGTAGGCCGATAGAGTCTCTCTCACTGATAGATGCAGTAATGCCTGATGTGGTACAGACAAGACAACAGGCCTACAGAGATAAACTTGCAcaacagcaggcagcagctgccgcAGCTGCAGCCGCGACTAACCAACAGGGATCAgcgaaaaatggagaaaatactgcAAATGGAGAAGAGAATGGAGCACATACTATAGCAA ATAATCACACAGATATGATGGAAGTAGATGGAGATGTCGAAATCCCTCCCAACAAGGCAGTGGTGCTGCGTGGCCATGAATCGGAAGTATTCATCTGTGCCTGGAATCCCATTAGTGACCTTTTGGCCTCAGG ATCTGGAGATTCGACAGCACGGATATGGAACCTCAGTGAAAACAGCACGAGTGGCTCTACGCAGCTGGTACTTCGACACTGTATACGAGAAGGAGGGCAGGATGTACCCAGCAACAAAGATGTGACATCGCTGGATTGGAAC AGTGAAGGTACACTTCTAGCAACTGGGTCTTATGATGGCTTTGCGAGGATATGGACTAAAGATG GTAATCTTGCCAGCACCTTAGGGCAACATAAAGGTCCTATATTTGCGTTaaaatggaacaagaaaggaaactTCATTTTAAGTGCAGGAGTGGACAAg ACCACAATTATTTGGGATGCCCACACTGGCGAAGCCAAGCAGcagtttccttttcattctg cacCAGCATTAGATGTTGATTGGCAGAGTAACAACACATTTGCCTCTTGCAGTACAGACATGTGTATTCATGTCTGTAAACTAGGACAAGATAGGCCCATCAAAACCTTCCAGGGTCACACA AATGAAGTAAACGCAATCAAATGGGATCCAACTGGTAATCTTCTGGCATCCTGCTCTGACGATATGACTCTAAAG ATCTGGAGTATGAAACAAGACAGTTGTGTCCATGATTTACAAGCACACAACAAAGAAATTTATACTATCAAATGGAGTCCTACAGGACCAGGAACAAATAATCCAAATGCCAATCTTATGTTAGCAAG TGCATCCTTTGATTCTACTGTTAGGTTATGGGACGTAGACAGAGGAATTTGTATTCATACTCTGACAAAACATCAAGAACCTGTGTACAGTGTAGCTTTCAGTCCTGATGGCAGGTACCTGGCCAGCGGCTCCTTTGATAAATGTGTACACATCTGGAATACACAG ACAGGTGCCCTAGTTCACAGTTATCGGGGAACAGGAGGGATTTTTGAGGTTTGCTGGAATGCAGCAGGAGACAAAGTTGGAGCAAGTGCTTCAGATGGTTCA gttTGTGTATTAGACCTACGGAAATAG
- the TBL1XR1 gene encoding F-box-like/WD repeat-containing protein TBL1XR1 isoform X2, translating to MSISSDEVNFLVYRYLQESGFSHSAFTFGIESHISQSNINGALVPPAALISIIQKGLQYVEAEVSINEDGTLFDGRPIESLSLIDAVMPDVVQTRQQAYRDKLAQQQAAAAAAAAATNQQGSAKNGENTANGEENGAHTIANNHTDMMEVDGDVEIPPNKAVVLRGHESEVFICAWNPISDLLASGSGDSTARIWNLSENSTSGSTQLVLRHCIREGGQDVPSNKDVTSLDWNSEGTLLATGSYDGFARIWTKDGNLASTLGQHKGPIFALKWNKKGNFILSAGVDKTTIIWDAHTGEAKQQFPFHSAPALDVDWQSNNTFASCSTDMCIHVCKLGQDRPIKTFQGHTNEVNAIKWDPTGNLLASCSDDMTLKIWSMKQDSCVHDLQAHNKEIYTIKWSPTGPGTNNPNANLMLASASFDSTVRLWDVDRGICIHTLTKHQEPVYSVAFSPDGRYLASGSFDKCVHIWNTQV from the exons ATGAGTATAAGCAGTGATGAGGTTAACTTCCTGGTATATAGATACTTGCAAGAGTCAG GGTTTTCCCATTCAGCATTTACCTTTGGTATAGAGAGCCATATCAGCCAGTCTAATATAAATGGTGCTCTGGTGCCACCAGCTGCTTTGATTTCCATCATCCAGAAAGGTCTGCAGTATGTAGAGGCAGAAGTCAGTATTAATGAG GATGGTACCTTGTTTGATGGTAGGCCGATAGAGTCTCTCTCACTGATAGATGCAGTAATGCCTGATGTGGTACAGACAAGACAACAGGCCTACAGAGATAAACTTGCAcaacagcaggcagcagctgccgcAGCTGCAGCCGCGACTAACCAACAGGGATCAgcgaaaaatggagaaaatactgcAAATGGAGAAGAGAATGGAGCACATACTATAGCAA ATAATCACACAGATATGATGGAAGTAGATGGAGATGTCGAAATCCCTCCCAACAAGGCAGTGGTGCTGCGTGGCCATGAATCGGAAGTATTCATCTGTGCCTGGAATCCCATTAGTGACCTTTTGGCCTCAGG ATCTGGAGATTCGACAGCACGGATATGGAACCTCAGTGAAAACAGCACGAGTGGCTCTACGCAGCTGGTACTTCGACACTGTATACGAGAAGGAGGGCAGGATGTACCCAGCAACAAAGATGTGACATCGCTGGATTGGAAC AGTGAAGGTACACTTCTAGCAACTGGGTCTTATGATGGCTTTGCGAGGATATGGACTAAAGATG GTAATCTTGCCAGCACCTTAGGGCAACATAAAGGTCCTATATTTGCGTTaaaatggaacaagaaaggaaactTCATTTTAAGTGCAGGAGTGGACAAg ACCACAATTATTTGGGATGCCCACACTGGCGAAGCCAAGCAGcagtttccttttcattctg cacCAGCATTAGATGTTGATTGGCAGAGTAACAACACATTTGCCTCTTGCAGTACAGACATGTGTATTCATGTCTGTAAACTAGGACAAGATAGGCCCATCAAAACCTTCCAGGGTCACACA AATGAAGTAAACGCAATCAAATGGGATCCAACTGGTAATCTTCTGGCATCCTGCTCTGACGATATGACTCTAAAG ATCTGGAGTATGAAACAAGACAGTTGTGTCCATGATTTACAAGCACACAACAAAGAAATTTATACTATCAAATGGAGTCCTACAGGACCAGGAACAAATAATCCAAATGCCAATCTTATGTTAGCAAG TGCATCCTTTGATTCTACTGTTAGGTTATGGGACGTAGACAGAGGAATTTGTATTCATACTCTGACAAAACATCAAGAACCTGTGTACAGTGTAGCTTTCAGTCCTGATGGCAGGTACCTGGCCAGCGGCTCCTTTGATAAATGTGTACACATCTGGAATACACAGGTATAG
- the TBL1XR1 gene encoding F-box-like/WD repeat-containing protein TBL1XR1 isoform X3: MPDVVQTRQQAYRDKLAQQQAAAAAAAAATNQQGSAKNGENTANGEENGAHTIANNHTDMMEVDGDVEIPPNKAVVLRGHESEVFICAWNPISDLLASGSGDSTARIWNLSENSTSGSTQLVLRHCIREGGQDVPSNKDVTSLDWNSEGTLLATGSYDGFARIWTKDGNLASTLGQHKGPIFALKWNKKGNFILSAGVDKTTIIWDAHTGEAKQQFPFHSAPALDVDWQSNNTFASCSTDMCIHVCKLGQDRPIKTFQGHTNEVNAIKWDPTGNLLASCSDDMTLKIWSMKQDSCVHDLQAHNKEIYTIKWSPTGPGTNNPNANLMLASASFDSTVRLWDVDRGICIHTLTKHQEPVYSVAFSPDGRYLASGSFDKCVHIWNTQTGALVHSYRGTGGIFEVCWNAAGDKVGASASDGSVCVLDLRK, from the exons ATGCCTGATGTGGTACAGACAAGACAACAGGCCTACAGAGATAAACTTGCAcaacagcaggcagcagctgccgcAGCTGCAGCCGCGACTAACCAACAGGGATCAgcgaaaaatggagaaaatactgcAAATGGAGAAGAGAATGGAGCACATACTATAGCAA ATAATCACACAGATATGATGGAAGTAGATGGAGATGTCGAAATCCCTCCCAACAAGGCAGTGGTGCTGCGTGGCCATGAATCGGAAGTATTCATCTGTGCCTGGAATCCCATTAGTGACCTTTTGGCCTCAGG ATCTGGAGATTCGACAGCACGGATATGGAACCTCAGTGAAAACAGCACGAGTGGCTCTACGCAGCTGGTACTTCGACACTGTATACGAGAAGGAGGGCAGGATGTACCCAGCAACAAAGATGTGACATCGCTGGATTGGAAC AGTGAAGGTACACTTCTAGCAACTGGGTCTTATGATGGCTTTGCGAGGATATGGACTAAAGATG GTAATCTTGCCAGCACCTTAGGGCAACATAAAGGTCCTATATTTGCGTTaaaatggaacaagaaaggaaactTCATTTTAAGTGCAGGAGTGGACAAg ACCACAATTATTTGGGATGCCCACACTGGCGAAGCCAAGCAGcagtttccttttcattctg cacCAGCATTAGATGTTGATTGGCAGAGTAACAACACATTTGCCTCTTGCAGTACAGACATGTGTATTCATGTCTGTAAACTAGGACAAGATAGGCCCATCAAAACCTTCCAGGGTCACACA AATGAAGTAAACGCAATCAAATGGGATCCAACTGGTAATCTTCTGGCATCCTGCTCTGACGATATGACTCTAAAG ATCTGGAGTATGAAACAAGACAGTTGTGTCCATGATTTACAAGCACACAACAAAGAAATTTATACTATCAAATGGAGTCCTACAGGACCAGGAACAAATAATCCAAATGCCAATCTTATGTTAGCAAG TGCATCCTTTGATTCTACTGTTAGGTTATGGGACGTAGACAGAGGAATTTGTATTCATACTCTGACAAAACATCAAGAACCTGTGTACAGTGTAGCTTTCAGTCCTGATGGCAGGTACCTGGCCAGCGGCTCCTTTGATAAATGTGTACACATCTGGAATACACAG ACAGGTGCCCTAGTTCACAGTTATCGGGGAACAGGAGGGATTTTTGAGGTTTGCTGGAATGCAGCAGGAGACAAAGTTGGAGCAAGTGCTTCAGATGGTTCA gttTGTGTATTAGACCTACGGAAATAG